The Synechococcus sp. RS9916 DNA segment AACGAGCTCTACAAAGCGCGAATCGCCTCGTCCAAACCCTCTCTGGGGTTCTTCTTGCTGCTGATCTGTTCAGCAGTGATCGCCACCCTGGGCCTGATCTCCAACAGCACTGCCGTCGTGATCGGCGCCATGATCGTGGCGCCGTTGATGGATCCGATCCTCAGCCTTGCCTTCGGGCTCAGCATTGCGGACAACCGACTGGTGAAACGGTCGGCGATCACCGTGCTGATCGGCATCGCCACGGTGGTGGGCACCGCCTGGATTCTGGCCTCATTGTTCGGAGCCAGTGAGGTGAACCGGGAGATGACGGCCCGCACAGCCCCGAACCTGATCGACCTGGTGATCGCCGTGGCAGCGGCCGTGGCCGGAGCCTTCACCATCACCCGCGATCGCCTGTCCAACTCGATCGCTGGGGTGGCCATCGCCGTGGCCTTGGTGCCTCCTCTTTGCGTGTCAGGCATTGGACTCAGCCTCGGCACCGACCTGGTGGCCGTGTTCGGTCGCGGCACGGTGACCGGCCTCACCAATCAGGTAGCGGAAGGATCCTTTCTGCTGTTTCTCGCCAACCTGATCGGCATCACCGTGGCCAGCCTGGTGGTGTTCATGGTGCAGGGCTACGGGAGTTTGCGCAAAGCCTGGAGGCATCTCCTGGTCTGGCTGGGGCTGTTAGGGCTGCTCTGCATTCCGTTGTCGTCTGCGCTGCACGATTTCTCCGCACGGCAACAGATCAACAGCCAATTTGCCCGCTTCCGTGCCGGCCTCGTCCAACAAGGTCAACGGTCAGGCACGAACCCTGAGTACTTGCAGCGGATCAAATTGCTCTACAGCAATGTGCGGGTCGCCAACAACTCCGCCAACATCGACATCGTGCTGAATGTGCCGCAAAAACTGGTCGGCAAAATCGGTCTTGCCGACGTGCAGCGCAACATGCGCGAACGCGCCAAGAACGATTACGGCATTAAAGAGGTGGAGATCAACATCAGTGTCATCCCCACCCAGATCCTGCGCTACAACCCCAAAACCATCCCCGCCTCCTGAACACAGCGCCATGGGTCAGCCCTCCGTGCATCGCTGGATCAAAACCGACTGCGGTCGGGCCAAATACGCCGAACTCGCCAACCGTCCAGGGCCGTTGGCCAAGCTGCGCCTGGGTTGGTTCGTGTTGATCGCCGCCCTTCGCGACGCCCAACTCCCCAACCCGGATCAATCCTGAAGGGCCGAGGAGTCCTCTTCAAGGGCCTTGCGAGCGGCCCGACCGACAAGCCACACCACGGCCACGGTGGCCACAACGCCCACAACCCGCAGGGTCCACGCGCCGGGTGACGCCTCTCCAGCCAGCACGTCGCCAAACCGCGCCACATCTCCAGCCAGGGCACCGAGGGCACAGAACAGCACCGTGCCAGGCAGGATTCCAATCAAACCAATGGTGTAGTCCCGCAGGCTCACATCACTGAGGCCATAGGCCAAGTTGAGCAGCGAAAACGGGAACGCCGGCGACAACCGCGTGAGCAGCACAAGCTTCAGCCCCTCACGGGTCACACCCCGCTCCACCGCCATCAACTTGGGGAAGCGCTCCAAGCGCTGCCGGGCCCAAGTGCGCAGCCAATGGCGGCCGAGCAGAAACACCACCTCAGCGCCGAGACATGCGCCGATGAACACCACAACACTTCCCCACCATGTGCCATACAGCGCTCCAGCCAGCATCGAAGCCCAAACCCCGGGCAGCAGCAGGGTGACC contains these protein-coding regions:
- a CDS encoding TIGR00341 family protein, which translates into the protein MHSLLRRAFDNLSGEWQVNLENRVPRNELYKARIASSKPSLGFFLLLICSAVIATLGLISNSTAVVIGAMIVAPLMDPILSLAFGLSIADNRLVKRSAITVLIGIATVVGTAWILASLFGASEVNREMTARTAPNLIDLVIAVAAAVAGAFTITRDRLSNSIAGVAIAVALVPPLCVSGIGLSLGTDLVAVFGRGTVTGLTNQVAEGSFLLFLANLIGITVASLVVFMVQGYGSLRKAWRHLLVWLGLLGLLCIPLSSALHDFSARQQINSQFARFRAGLVQQGQRSGTNPEYLQRIKLLYSNVRVANNSANIDIVLNVPQKLVGKIGLADVQRNMRERAKNDYGIKEVEINISVIPTQILRYNPKTIPAS
- a CDS encoding TVP38/TMEM64 family protein, yielding MRCAVLTDVLASITPWLEALRSPVGALLFIPLYGLWVTLLLPGVWASMLAGALYGTWWGSVVVFIGACLGAEVVFLLGRHWLRTWARQRLERFPKLMAVERGVTREGLKLVLLTRLSPAFPFSLLNLAYGLSDVSLRDYTIGLIGILPGTVLFCALGALAGDVARFGDVLAGEASPGAWTLRVVGVVATVAVVWLVGRAARKALEEDSSALQD